From Astyanax mexicanus isolate ESR-SI-001 chromosome 13, AstMex3_surface, whole genome shotgun sequence, the proteins below share one genomic window:
- the LOC111188513 gene encoding E3 ubiquitin-protein ligase TRIM35-like — MAAKYPLSEEEFSCPVCCEIFRDPVVLSCSHSVCRTCLQQFWKTKGSQECPVCRRRSSKGEPPCNLVLKNVCEAFLESRSQRSSAGSEGVCTLHNEKLKLFCLDDQQPVCLVCQTSKNHKTHDCCPIDEAVTDCKTKLQTALEPLQKNLKVLEEAKRDYDQTAAHNKTQTQHTERQIKQEFEKLHQFLRDEEAVRIAALKEEEEQKSQMMRRKIEEMNEEISSLSDTIRNIEKEMEAEDIQVLQNLKSTEKQVQRSPKHPEKTSGALINVAEHLSNLKFRVWEKMQEIIQYTPVTLDPNTAHPHLHLSDDLTAVEKRDQRSSVPDNPERFDEYACVLGSEGFNSGTHCWDVQVGDCDSWELGLIPESVTRKGESFFDSVWGLGYYKSDDEYWIRCPGLPGLYLTPKEKLQRVRVQLDWDRGKLTFTDLLTNKHLHTITHTFTERLLPLFCNESDYPLRILPVKTSVTVEQHS, encoded by the exons ATGGCTGCTAAATACCCTCTTTCAGAAGAAGAGTTTTCATGTCCTGTGTGCTGTGAGATCTTCAGGGATCCGGTGGTTCTGTCGTGTTCCCACAGTGTGTGTAGAACCTGTCTGCAGCAGTTCTGGAAGACTAAGGGCTCTCAAGAATGTCCAGTTTGTAGGAGAAGATCCTCTAAAGGTGAACCTCCCTGTAATCTGGTACTGAAGAATGTGTGTGAAGCTTTTCTGGAGAGCAGGAGTCAGAGATCTTCAGCAGGGTCTGAGGGGGTCTGCACTCTGCACAATGAGAAACTCAAGCTCTTCTGTTTGGACGATCAGCAGCCTGTGTGTTTGGTCTGTCAGACATCAAAGAACCACAAAACACACGACTGCTGTCCAATAGATGAAGCTGTGACTGACTGTAAG ACTAAACTCCAGACTGCTTTGGAGCCTCTACAGAAGAACCTGAAAGTCTTAGAGGAAGCTAAACGAGACTATGATCAAACAGCAGCCCACAATAAG ACGCAGACCcagcacacagagagacagataaagcagGAGTTTGAGAAGCTTCACCAGTTTCTAAGAGATGAAGAAGCAGTGAGGATAGCTGCactgaaggaggaagaggagcagaagAGTCAGATGATGAGGAGGAAGATTGAGGAGATGAATGAAGAAATATCATCTCTTTCAGACACAATCAGAAACATAGAGAAGGAGATGGAAGCTGAGGACATTCAGGTCTTACAG AACTTGAAGTCTACAGAGAAACA AGTTCAGCGCTCACCAAAGCATCCAGAGAAAACATCAGGAGCTCTGATCAATGTAGCCGAACACCTTTCCAACCTGAAGTTCAGAGTGTGGGAGAAGATGCAGGAGATTATCCAGTACA CTCCTGTTACTCTGGACcccaacactgcccacccacacctCCACCTGTCTGATGATCTCACTGCTGTAGAAAAGAGAGACCAGAGATCATCAGTTCCTgataatccagagagatttgatgaaTATGCGTGTGTTCTGGGTTCTGAGGGTTTTAACTCAGGGACACACTGCTGGGACGTCCAGGTTGGAGACTGTGATTCCTGGGAACTGGGTTTGATCCCAGAATCTGTAACAAGAAAAGGAGAATCCTTTTTTGATTCAGTGTGGGGTCTGGGTTACTATAAAAGTGATGATGAATACTGGATACGCTGCCCAGGACTGCCAGGTCTTTACCTCACCCCTAAAGAGAAGCTGCAGAGGGTCAGAGTGCAGCTGGACTGGGACAGGGGGAAACTGACCTTCACTGATCTTTTAACAAACAAACACCtgcacactataacacacactttcactgagAGACTTTTACCTCTTTTCTGTAATGAGTCTGATTATCCTCTGAGGATCTTACCAGTGAAGACGTCAGTAACAGTGGAACAGCACAGTTAA